In Candidatus Bathyarchaeia archaeon, a genomic segment contains:
- a CDS encoding VOC family protein yields MIKGLHALLYTPQPEELRAFIRDKLGFPFTDTGGGWLIFDMPEADLGCHPSDRVFHSVSFYCDDIHKTVQELKARGVEFTSGISDEGWGLLTHFRMPGDVQVELYQPKYKKRPQSKSPKARSPNRGKKTGRK; encoded by the coding sequence TTGATCAAGGGTCTTCATGCATTACTGTACACGCCTCAGCCCGAAGAGTTGCGAGCGTTCATTCGTGACAAACTGGGATTCCCTTTCACGGACACAGGTGGAGGCTGGCTAATCTTCGACATGCCAGAAGCCGATCTGGGCTGTCATCCATCGGACAGAGTGTTCCATTCAGTATCCTTCTATTGTGATGACATCCACAAGACGGTTCAGGAATTGAAAGCTCGCGGCGTTGAATTCACTTCGGGCATCAGCGATGAGGGGTGGGGTTTGTTGACTCACTTTCGAATGCCTGGCGATGTGCAAGTGGAATTGTACCAGCCCAAGTACAAGAAGCGCCCTCAAAGCAAATCGCCGAAAGCACGTTCGCCTAACAGAGGAAAAAAAACCGGTCGAAAATAA